The proteins below come from a single Acinonyx jubatus isolate Ajub_Pintada_27869175 chromosome A1, VMU_Ajub_asm_v1.0, whole genome shotgun sequence genomic window:
- the SPRY2 gene encoding protein sprouty homolog 2: MEARAQSGSGSQSLLQTPRDGGRQRGEPDPRDALTQQVHVLSLDQIRAIRNTNEYTEGPTVVPRPGLKPAPRPSTQHKHERLHGLPEHRQPPRLQHPQVHSSARASLSRSISTVSSGSRSSTRTSTSSSSSEQRLLGPSFSSGPVADGIIRVQPKSELKPGELKPLSKEDLGLHAYRCEDCGKCKCKECTYPRPLPSDWICDKQCLCSAQNVIDYGTCVCCVKGLFYHCSNDDEDNCADNPCSCSQSHCCTRWSAMGVMSLFLPCLWCYLPAKGCLKLCQGCYDRVNRPGCRCKNSNTVCCKVPTVPPRNFEKPT, encoded by the coding sequence ATGGAGGCCAGAGCTCAGAGTGGCAGCGGGTCGCAGTCCTTGCTGCAGACACCCCGTGACGGTGGCAGGCAGCGCGGGGAGCCCGACCCCAGAGATGCCCTCACCCAGCAGGTACACGTGTTGTCTCTGGATCAGATCAGAGCCATCCGAAACACCAATGAGTACACAGAGGGGCCTACTGTGGTCCCGAGACCTGGGCTCAAGCCTGCTCCTCGCCCCTCCACTCAGCACAAACACGAGAGGCTCCATGGTCTGCCCGAGCACCGCCAGCCCCCCAGGCTCCAGCACCCACAGGTCCATTCTTCCGCACGAGCCTCTTTGTCCAGATCCATCAGCACAGTCAGTTCGGGGTCTCGGAGCAGTACGAGGACAAGTACCAGCAGCAGTTCCTCTGAACAGAGACTGTTGGGACCATCTTTCTCCTCGGGACCCGTCGCTGATGGGATAATCCGCGTGCAGCCCAAATCGGAGCTCAAGCCAGGTGAGCTTAAGCCACTGAGCAAGGAAGATTTGGGCCTGCACGCCTACAGGTGTGAGGACTGTGGCAAGTGCAAGTGTAAGGAGTGCACCTATCCTAGGCCTCTGCCATCAGACTGGATCTGCGACAAGCAGTGCCTTTGCTCAGCCCAAAACGTGATTGACTATGGGACTTGCGTGTGCTGTGTGAAAGGTCTCTTCTATCACTGTTCTAATGATGACGAGGATAACTGTGCGGACAACCCGTGTTCTTGCAGCCAGTCTCACTGTTGTACACGCTGGTCTGCCATGGGCGTCATGTCCCTCTTTTTGCCTTGTTTATGGTGTTACCTTCCAGCCAAGGGTTGCCTTAAATTGTGCCAGGGGTGTTATGACCGGGTTAACCGGCCTGGATGCCGCTGTAAAAACTCAAACACGGTTTGCTGCAAAGTTCCCACTGTCCCACCCAGGAACTTTGAAAAACCAACATAG